One genomic window of Blastopirellula retiformator includes the following:
- the carB gene encoding carbamoyl-phosphate synthase large subunit: MPRRDDIKKILLIGSGPIVIGQACEFDYSGTQACKALREEGYEVVLVNSNPATIMTDPDMADRTYIEPLSWPVVEKIIAKERPDALLPTLGGQTALNLAMDLDKHGVLEKYGVEMIGAKASVIAKAEEREQFKAAMEKIGLEVCRGGTVHTIQEARAVLDQIGLPAVIRPGFTMGGSGSAIAYNREEFDSLVRNGLDQSPVSEVLVEESVIGWKEYEMEVMRDVADNVVIICTIENFDPVGVHTGDSITVAPAQTLSDKEYQRMRDASLAVIREIGVETGGSNIQFAIDPKSDRMIVIEMNPRVSRSSALASKATGFPIAKIAAKLAVGYYLHELPNDITRETLACFEPTIDYVVTKIPRFAFEKFPEADATLTTQMKSVGETMAIGRTFKESFQKALRGLEVGRFGFGCDGKDLWGTEEQPSDDEIRAKLSTPNADRPWYLRYAIKSGMTLEKIFQLTFIDPWFIDQMQQLVELEDELAAIGSLAAIDATKMKQAKQYGFSDRQLATLLGSSELEVRKQRKQLGVVATYKSVDTCAAEFEAYTPYFYSTYEDEDETPTKDPAKKRVMILGGGPNRIGQGIEFDYCCCHASFALRELGIESIMVNSNPETVSTDYDTSDLLFFEPLTTEDVLNICDKVQPDGVIVQFGGQTPLNLARALATAGVPIIGTSVDTIEAAEDREKFQQLLNQLGLKQPANAIARNMTQARAESAKVGYPALVRPSFVLGGRAMEICYDDKQFERYVAEAFLVAQGQPVLIDRFLEDATEVDVDCICDGENVVVAGVMEHIEEAGVHSGDSACAIPPYSLPGPVVKEIREATIAMARQLKVVGLMNVQFAVKQEDGKMNVYVLEVNPRASRTVPFVAKATGMPVAKIAAQVMTGIKLSELGVTEEPIPAHVSIKESVFPFRKFSGVDIVLGPEMRSTGEVMGISERFSIAFAKSQLAAGVLLPQPEEGKIFLSVSPRHKEHIVEIAQRLDSLGFDLVCTEGTAKRLREEGLEVQQIKKLAEGHPNLIDLLIDGAVSLVMNTPSGKGARTDEGRIRAAAVQHGIPCITTIQAAEAAAKAMEALRNGEMNVLSLQDRFRKMRGE; the protein is encoded by the coding sequence GTGCCGCGACGCGACGACATCAAAAAGATCTTGCTTATTGGTTCCGGTCCGATTGTTATCGGCCAGGCCTGCGAATTCGACTACTCCGGCACGCAAGCCTGTAAGGCGCTGCGGGAGGAAGGTTATGAGGTGGTGTTGGTGAACTCCAACCCGGCCACCATCATGACCGATCCGGACATGGCCGACCGCACCTATATTGAACCGCTGTCGTGGCCTGTTGTCGAAAAGATCATCGCCAAAGAGCGTCCCGACGCCCTGTTGCCGACGCTGGGCGGTCAGACCGCGCTGAACCTGGCGATGGATCTCGACAAGCATGGCGTGCTCGAAAAATATGGCGTCGAGATGATCGGCGCCAAAGCCTCGGTCATCGCTAAGGCCGAAGAGCGCGAGCAGTTTAAAGCGGCGATGGAAAAGATCGGGCTCGAAGTCTGCCGCGGCGGTACGGTCCATACGATTCAAGAAGCGCGCGCCGTTCTCGATCAGATCGGTCTGCCGGCGGTAATTCGCCCCGGCTTCACGATGGGAGGATCGGGCTCGGCGATCGCCTACAACCGCGAAGAGTTCGACTCGCTGGTTCGTAACGGCCTCGATCAATCGCCCGTCAGCGAAGTGCTGGTCGAAGAGTCGGTGATCGGTTGGAAAGAGTACGAGATGGAAGTGATGCGCGACGTTGCCGACAACGTCGTGATCATCTGTACGATCGAGAACTTCGATCCGGTCGGCGTCCACACCGGCGACTCAATCACCGTCGCCCCGGCCCAAACGCTCAGCGATAAAGAATACCAGCGGATGCGCGACGCCTCGCTGGCGGTCATCCGCGAGATCGGCGTCGAAACCGGGGGCTCGAACATCCAATTCGCGATCGATCCGAAATCGGACCGGATGATCGTCATCGAGATGAACCCCCGCGTCAGCCGCAGCTCGGCCCTGGCGTCGAAGGCGACCGGTTTCCCGATCGCCAAGATCGCCGCCAAGCTGGCGGTCGGCTACTATCTGCACGAACTGCCGAACGACATCACCCGCGAGACGCTCGCCTGCTTCGAGCCGACGATCGACTACGTCGTCACCAAGATTCCGCGGTTCGCCTTTGAGAAGTTCCCCGAAGCGGACGCCACGCTGACCACGCAAATGAAGAGCGTCGGCGAAACGATGGCGATCGGCCGAACCTTCAAAGAGTCGTTCCAGAAAGCTCTCCGCGGGCTCGAGGTCGGCCGCTTTGGCTTCGGCTGCGACGGCAAAGATCTGTGGGGAACCGAAGAGCAACCGTCCGACGACGAGATCCGGGCCAAGCTCAGCACCCCCAACGCCGATCGCCCTTGGTACCTGCGGTACGCGATCAAGTCGGGGATGACGCTGGAGAAAATCTTCCAGCTGACCTTCATCGATCCGTGGTTCATCGATCAGATGCAACAACTGGTCGAGCTGGAGGACGAACTGGCCGCGATTGGCTCGCTGGCCGCGATCGACGCCACCAAGATGAAGCAGGCCAAGCAGTACGGCTTCTCCGATCGCCAACTCGCCACGCTGCTGGGCAGCAGCGAACTCGAAGTTCGCAAGCAACGCAAACAGCTCGGCGTCGTCGCCACCTACAAATCGGTCGATACCTGCGCCGCCGAGTTTGAAGCCTACACGCCGTACTTCTATTCGACCTACGAAGACGAAGACGAAACGCCGACCAAGGATCCTGCGAAGAAGCGGGTTATGATCCTCGGCGGTGGTCCCAACCGGATCGGCCAGGGAATCGAGTTTGACTACTGCTGCTGCCATGCCAGTTTCGCCCTTCGCGAACTGGGGATCGAATCGATCATGGTCAACAGCAACCCCGAAACGGTCAGTACCGACTACGACACCAGCGACCTCCTCTTCTTCGAGCCGCTGACGACCGAAGACGTGCTGAACATCTGCGACAAGGTGCAGCCTGACGGCGTGATCGTGCAGTTTGGCGGACAAACGCCGCTGAATCTGGCCCGCGCTTTGGCGACCGCCGGCGTGCCGATCATCGGCACCAGCGTCGACACGATCGAAGCGGCCGAAGATCGCGAGAAGTTCCAGCAGCTGCTCAACCAACTGGGCCTCAAGCAGCCCGCCAACGCGATTGCCCGCAACATGACCCAGGCTCGCGCCGAGTCGGCCAAGGTCGGCTATCCGGCGCTGGTTCGTCCCAGCTTTGTGCTCGGCGGTCGGGCGATGGAAATTTGCTACGACGACAAACAGTTCGAGCGTTACGTCGCCGAGGCGTTCCTGGTCGCTCAAGGTCAGCCGGTGCTGATCGACCGCTTCCTGGAAGACGCGACCGAAGTCGACGTCGACTGCATCTGCGACGGCGAGAACGTCGTCGTCGCCGGCGTGATGGAGCATATCGAAGAGGCGGGCGTCCACTCGGGCGACTCGGCCTGTGCGATTCCTCCCTACAGCTTGCCTGGCCCGGTCGTCAAAGAGATTCGCGAAGCGACCATCGCGATGGCCCGCCAGCTGAAGGTGGTCGGCCTGATGAACGTGCAGTTCGCCGTCAAGCAAGAAGACGGCAAGATGAACGTCTACGTGCTCGAGGTGAATCCTCGCGCCAGCCGCACCGTACCGTTCGTCGCCAAAGCGACCGGGATGCCGGTCGCCAAGATCGCCGCCCAGGTGATGACCGGCATCAAGCTGTCGGAGTTGGGCGTCACCGAAGAGCCGATCCCGGCCCACGTTTCGATCAAAGAGTCGGTCTTCCCATTCCGCAAGTTCAGCGGCGTCGACATTGTGCTTGGCCCCGAAATGCGTTCGACCGGCGAAGTGATGGGGATCAGCGAACGGTTCTCGATCGCCTTCGCCAAGAGTCAACTCGCCGCCGGCGTGTTGCTGCCACAACCGGAAGAAGGCAAGATCTTCCTCAGCGTTTCGCCCCGTCACAAAGAGCACATCGTTGAGATCGCCCAGCGGCTCGATTCGCTCGGCTTCGATCTGGTCTGCACCGAGGGAACCGCCAAGCGGTTGCGGGAAGAAGGCCTGGAGGTCCAGCAGATCAAGAAGCTGGCCGAAGGCCACCCGAACCTGATCGACCTGCTGATCGACGGCGCGGTCTCGCTGGTGATGAACACCCCCAGCGGCAAAGGCGCCCGCACCGACGAAGGCCGCATCCGCGCCGCCGCGGTCCAACACGGCATCCCCTGCATCACCACGATCCAGGCCGCCGAAGCCGCCGCCAAAGCGATGGAAGCGCTCCGCAACGGAGAGATGAACGTCCTGTCGCTGCAGGATCGCTTCCGCAAAATGCGCGGCGAGTAG
- a CDS encoding DNA-3-methyladenine glycosylase I: MPKRCSWADSHPLLAEYHDQEWGVPEYDSRALWEKLSLDGFQAGLSWLTILRKRDAFRAAFADFDPEKVARFGKRDVNRLLKNAEIVRSRAKIEATIQGARVYLAMQEAGDDFSTFVWNLAGGKPTRNTSGVVPAKTPLSESISKTLKQQGFKFCGPVIVYAWMQATGIVNDHTVDCFRRRAVAKEKR, from the coding sequence GTGCCAAAACGATGTTCATGGGCCGACAGCCATCCACTGCTGGCCGAGTATCACGACCAAGAGTGGGGCGTGCCCGAGTACGACAGTCGCGCCCTGTGGGAAAAACTGTCGCTCGACGGCTTTCAGGCGGGGCTGTCGTGGCTGACGATCTTGCGCAAACGAGATGCATTTCGCGCAGCGTTTGCCGACTTCGATCCAGAAAAAGTGGCTCGATTCGGCAAGCGAGACGTCAATCGCCTGCTGAAAAACGCCGAGATCGTCCGGTCACGGGCCAAGATCGAAGCGACCATTCAGGGCGCGCGAGTTTATTTGGCGATGCAAGAGGCGGGGGACGACTTCTCGACGTTCGTCTGGAACCTGGCCGGCGGAAAGCCAACTCGCAACACCAGCGGCGTCGTCCCGGCGAAGACGCCATTGTCCGAGTCGATCTCCAAAACGCTCAAGCAGCAGGGCTTCAAGTTCTGCGGGCCGGTGATCGTGTATGCCTGGATGCAGGCGACCGGAATCGTTAACGATCACACCGTCGATTGTTTTCGCCGTAGGGCGGTTGCGAAGGAAAAACGTTAA
- a CDS encoding dockerin type I domain-containing protein, producing MTHTSAIGRNTDVSGKPPHIGQAVIAMRRIHRGNTLRLRRLYVRREASIESLETRAMLAADFSSEMEIGADQWGPTFLARDADTALPPRSGGFLLEGEDVVDPPAGDPPLADPPPVLLHFSVVTDPTQFDDAALGAVEQLPESMLHTHEWDRYYVEVWVEAGEQINDLSVDLNYETEITSPRHVTFGPAFADGNYAVDDDLGELRNIAAHIALPPPQDTGTAGAGDPGAGDEAADDLVLFARIEFGASELRDNVRLDLATGTVGPHSLELDMVRSDATTLDGQLLDVRPAVKPDFGLVPVIYDLDDDQAVSLVDLQLMIRSLGKDASAPNGQLDWYADFNKDYSVSLVDLNFMVRSIGRSWRNEDIEFPSNYPEAWIPEPDDGSGGGGTGGPGGTDPGDGEKDPPEDPPLKFVPIDVGGNMLAPDPAMILALQAILQAEIVFPIGFDFTLLQGSVSYSDGDGDGDKETMLEIEVDDQLFETEIEIEIMNELIDTDQLWSDWSGAISSYFGEAIADLKDLFLSDED from the coding sequence TTGACTCACACCTCGGCGATCGGACGGAACACCGACGTCTCAGGCAAACCTCCTCACATCGGGCAAGCAGTCATCGCCATGCGGCGAATTCACCGCGGAAATACTCTGCGTCTGCGACGTCTCTACGTACGTCGTGAGGCATCGATTGAGTCGCTCGAAACCCGGGCGATGCTCGCCGCCGATTTTTCTTCGGAAATGGAGATTGGCGCCGACCAATGGGGCCCAACTTTCTTGGCTCGCGACGCTGATACAGCTTTGCCCCCGCGATCTGGCGGCTTTCTGCTGGAAGGGGAAGACGTTGTCGATCCGCCAGCCGGCGATCCTCCGCTTGCTGACCCGCCGCCGGTTCTGCTGCACTTCTCGGTCGTCACCGATCCGACCCAGTTTGACGATGCGGCGCTTGGCGCCGTAGAGCAACTGCCCGAGAGCATGCTGCACACGCACGAGTGGGATCGGTACTACGTCGAAGTTTGGGTCGAAGCTGGCGAACAAATCAACGATCTCTCGGTCGACTTGAACTACGAGACCGAGATTACGAGCCCGCGTCATGTGACGTTTGGTCCCGCCTTTGCCGATGGCAACTACGCCGTTGACGATGACTTGGGCGAGTTGCGCAACATCGCGGCGCACATCGCTTTGCCGCCGCCGCAGGATACTGGAACCGCCGGCGCTGGCGACCCAGGCGCAGGCGACGAAGCCGCCGACGACTTGGTCCTGTTTGCCCGCATCGAGTTTGGCGCCAGCGAGCTGCGCGACAACGTGCGGTTGGACTTGGCGACCGGAACCGTCGGACCGCATTCGCTTGAGCTGGACATGGTTCGTAGCGACGCCACGACGCTGGATGGACAGCTGCTGGACGTTCGCCCCGCGGTGAAGCCTGATTTTGGCCTGGTGCCGGTCATCTATGACCTGGACGACGATCAGGCGGTTTCGCTGGTCGACTTGCAGCTGATGATTCGCTCGCTGGGCAAAGATGCCAGCGCCCCCAACGGCCAGCTCGATTGGTACGCCGACTTCAACAAGGACTATTCGGTATCGCTGGTCGATCTCAACTTTATGGTTCGCAGCATTGGCCGTAGTTGGCGAAACGAAGACATCGAGTTTCCCAGCAACTATCCGGAAGCCTGGATTCCAGAGCCGGACGACGGCTCGGGCGGTGGGGGAACCGGCGGACCAGGCGGAACCGATCCTGGCGACGGCGAAAAAGATCCGCCTGAGGATCCGCCGCTGAAGTTCGTGCCGATCGATGTCGGCGGCAACATGCTCGCGCCCGATCCGGCGATGATCTTGGCTCTGCAGGCGATCTTGCAGGCCGAGATCGTCTTCCCGATTGGTTTCGACTTCACCCTGCTGCAGGGAAGCGTTTCTTATTCCGACGGGGATGGCGACGGCGACAAAGAGACGATGCTCGAGATCGAGGTCGACGATCAGCTGTTCGAGACCGAAATCGAGATCGAGATCATGAACGAATTGATCGATACCGATCAGTTGTGGTCTGATTGGTCTGGCGCTATCAGTAGCTACTTTGGCGAAGCGATTGCTGACCTGAAGGACCTGTTTCTCAGCGACGAAGACTAG